The following coding sequences are from one Vicia villosa cultivar HV-30 ecotype Madison, WI unplaced genomic scaffold, Vvil1.0 ctg.000412F_1_1_3, whole genome shotgun sequence window:
- the LOC131627902 gene encoding uncharacterized protein LOC131627902 → MSQASYMSTSSCASRRREVRCFCDLDSPLTTSWTNGNPGRRFNWCGLFKLQGRKGCNFFSWYDDEMSVRAKKVILSLMKRIDELKQKDNIKLKQDEDLRKKLKFWQGLFAASVVVII, encoded by the exons ATGTCACAAGCGAGTTACATGTCGACCTCTAGCTGTGCGTCACGAAGAAGAGAAGTTCGTTGCTTCTGTGACCTTGACTCACCTCTCACTACTTCATGGACGAATGGGAATCCTGGGAGGAGGTTTAATTGGTGTGGGTTATTCAAG TTGCAGGGAAGAAAGGGATGCAATTTCTTTAGTTGGTATGATGACGAAATGTCCGTTCGTGCAAAGAAGGTTATTTTGTCACTAATGAAGAGAATTGATGAACTTAAGCAGAAGGACAATATAAAGTTGAAACAAGATGAGGATTTGAGGAAGAAGCTAAAGTTTTGGCAAGGattgtttgctgcatctgttgTGGTCATAATATGA
- the LOC131627911 gene encoding homogentisate phytyltransferase 1, chloroplastic-like, whose translation MDSLLVSSFPNSYSYSTTNTSRNLWRSKACANNYCSIPSSCAPKASRHKWNIQKEYNILQFWKPSLSLYCKGTEGGSTHRECNRKFIVKAAPEQSFESEQPDFDSKNFLDAVKNSIDAFYRFSRPHTVIGTALSILSVSLLAVEKVSDISPLFFTGVWEAVVAALFMNIYIVGLNQLSDVEIDKINKPYLPLASGEYSVATGAIIVASSAILSFWLGWIVGSGPLLCALFISFVLGTAYSINVPLLRWKRFAVLAAMCILSVRAVIVQLAFFLHMQTFVYKRPVVFSRPLIFATAFMSFFSVVIALFKDIPDIEGDKIFGIQSFSVRLGQKRVFWICVCLLELAYGVALVVGATSSSLWSKIVTGLGHAVLGSLLYYHAKSVDLKSKASITSFYMFIWKLFYAEYLLIPLVR comes from the exons ATGGATTCGTTGCTTGTTAGTTCTTTTCCTAACTCATACTCCTATTCAACCACCAACACTA GTCGGAATCTGTGGCGGAGTAAAGCTTGTGCTAATAATTACTGTTCAATTCCAA GTTCTTGTGCACCAAAAGCTTCAAGGCACAAATGGAATATtcaaaaagaatataatattTTGCAATTCTGGAAGCCAAGTTTAAGTCTTTATTGCAAAGGCACTGAAGGAGGGTCTACACATCGAGAATGCAATAGAAAATTTATTGTGAAAGCGGCTcctgaacaatcttttgaatctGAACAGCCTGATTTTGATTCAAAAAACTTTTTGGATGCTGTCAAAAATTCCATTGATGCTTTCTACAGGTTTTCTAGGCCACACACAGTTATTGGCACA GCATTAAGCATACTTTCTGTGTCTCTCCTTGCAGTGGAGAAAGTATCAGATATATCCCCACTATTTTTTACAGGTGTGTGGGAG gCTGTAGTAGCTGCCCTGTTTATGAATATTTACATTGTTGGTTTGAATCAATTGTCCGATGTTGAAATAGACAAG ATAAATAAACCCTATCTTCCATTGGCATCTGGAGAATATTCCGTTGCAACTGGTGCTATTATTGTTGCATCTTCTGCAATTTTG AGTTTCTGGCTTGGCTGGATTGTAGGTTCAGGACCATTGCTTTGTGCTCTTTTCATCAGTTTTGTGCTAGGGACGGCTTATTCAATCAAT gtGCCCTTGTTGAGATGGAAGAGATTTGCAGTGCTCGCTGCGATGTGCATTCTTTCTGTTCGTGCAGTTATAGTTCAACTAGCATTTTTCCTTCACATGCAG ACATTTGTGTACAAGAGGCCAGTTGTCTTTTCAAGACCATTGATCTTTGCAACGGCATTCATGAGCTTCTTTTCTGTAGTTATAGCACTGTTTAAG GATATACCAGACATCGAAGGAGATAAAATATTTGGTATCCAATCTTTTTCCGTACGTTTAGGTCAGAAGCGG GTATTCTGGATTTGTGTTTGCCTTCTGGAATTGGCTTATGGAGTCGCCCTTGTAGTGGGAGCAACATCTTCTTCCTTATGGAGTAAAATTGTCACG GGTCTTGGACATGCTGTACTTGGTTCACTTCTTTACTATCATGCCAAATCCGTAGATTTGAAAAGCAAAGCTTCCATAACATCCTTCTACATGTTCATCTGGAAG CTATTTTACGCAGAGTACTTACTCATACCTTTAGTTAGATGA